The genomic stretch TTTGGAGAGATGGAACGAAATATGATTTTGGGAGAAGCGTATGCTTGTCGGGCGTTGGTACAGTTTGATATGTTACGGTTATTTGCTCCGGCTCCAATAAGTGATGATGGCGCAAATTATGTTCCTTATGTGGAACAATATCCCAATATTCAGCCAGCAGGAATATCTGTAAATGAATGTATTGATAAAGTTATTGCAGATCTAGAAAAAGCAAAAGAACTTGTTTATGGTTTTGATACTTCAGCACTTGCAATGAATGCAGTGTGTACGGGAGATGCTCGTTTTTATAATAAATTTCCTTCTTTTACCACGCTGGCGAGTACTCCAAGAGCATTGTCTGATTTTTTTAAAGGGCGGGGATATAGATTGAATTATTATTCGATGACGGCTTTACTAGCTAGAGCTTATCAATATGCAGGAAAGTATGATGATGCATTTGAGGCCGCTGATGAAGTGTTGAAATTTAAGTATGAGGCTAGCCAGTGGGATAAATTCACGTTTTATGAATTTAAAACAACAGGGATAATGTCTGGGGCAGATAATAGTTTTGCGACTTTTGAAGGTAAGTCTAACTTGCGTTTGGTTGATAATTTGATTTTTGCTTTATATAATGAGAAGGCTTATGAAGAATTGAATTTAGGTGTGCATTTTTTTAAAGAGTCTAAGGGAGCTGGAGCCCAATACTTTGTGATAAGAATAGATGATATTTTTAAGTCCAGTAAGGGAATTGATGAATCAGCGAGTGATATTCGGCATACCAAAATGATATTTTTAGCTAATAATAAGCAACCTGTTTCCGGTAAATGGTTTTGTCATGAGGATGAGGCTATGCGTAGTAAGAATGTGACAATTCTTCCTGTTATTCGTGCTACGGAAATGCAATATATTATGGCTGAAAGTTATGCTCGGAAAGGAAATTGGACAGATGCAGCTCGAATATTAAACGAAATTCGTCAAGCGAGAGGATGTTGGGATAATGTTTCTTTTAGTAGTTGGGATGATTTTGTGAAAGAACTAATTATCGATGCTCGTAGGGAGTGGATTTCTGAAGGACAATTATTCTATCTCTATAAACGATTGAATGCTGAAGTAGATTTTGGAAAAGGAATAAAACGTTCTTTTAAACGTCAAGAGGCTGTTGTGCCCATGCCAGAAAGTCAATCAATGTAAAACTTAAAATGAAGTGAGATGAAAAAATTATATATTGTATTGGTAGTCTTGTTCGTCGTTGTATTGGGGGCATGTGACGAAAGAGAGATAGAGATTTTTACAGATGAAAATGAAATTTATTTTGAGAAATTTTATATGAATGAAGTATATCCTGGCTTGGCTCAGGCTGATTCCACTGTGGCTTCCTTTTTCTTTTATCCTGATGGAACACAAAATATTGAAGCACCTTTGACGATATTACTTTCCGGAGACTCTTTAAAAGAAGACCAAATGTTTCGCTTGAAAGTTGTTGAAGAAGAGACAACTGCACATGCTGATGAATATACAATTGATCCGGAATACACATTTCATGCAAATACTATCAGTAAGGATTCTAATGATATAAGAGATGTGATTTATATAAAATTTCATCGTAGTGCTCGTTTGGAGACGATGGAGAATGGAGTAACTTTAGTTGTGGAGATTATTCCTAATGAAAATTTGAAATTGGGACAGGTTGAACGTACTCGAGCTAAATTAATTTTAACGACAGCGACAGCAAAACCGACATGGTGGAATGATGAAGTGACAAGCAATTTGTTAGGAGATTATTCTACTAAAAAATATAAGTTGTTTTTAAATGAGATTGATAAAAAAGCGGAGATGAGTGAAGAGTTGATACGAGAGCATCCAGATAAGGCAATTCAATTGACATTAGAGTTTAAAAATTGGTTATTACGGCAAAATCCAGTGATATTGGATGAGGACAATGAACCAATGGAGGTTGCGTTATAATTTTTAATTGATTATTTTATGAAGACGAAATATATATTACTGTCGTTATTTTCTGCTTGGTTGTTAGCAGGATGTTTTGAGGATGAGGGAAATTATTCCTATCTGCCGGAGTCAGCTCCAACTTTCTTGTTTAAATCGCCTAATCATATTTATTGTTATGAAGATGATACTACAATTATGAAAGGGAGTTTTCGTTTTAATACTTCAGATTCTTTGGAGAGAATGGCTGATTTGAGTTATGAATGGAAGCTTAATGGGGTTGTCTTATGTACTGAAAAAGATTTTAATGTGCCAACAAATGAGGCAATGGATAAGTTAGGATTGACCGAATATCCATCATCATTTTTGGTCGGAACTTATAGTGTGATAGAAAATTCCACAGGTCTACGGTATATGACGAAGGTATTGTATAATTTTATTCCTAAATATGGTAAAGGGAATTGGATGATTCTTTCTAAAGACGGGGAAAATTCAAAACTTTCTTATCAGCGATTGATAAAGAAAAATAATGGGAATAAGGTGGATACGACTTTTGAGAATACAATCGGGATTTTTCAGAAGATGAATGGGGAAATAATTCCTGGAACTCCTCGGAAACTATTAGACCATTTGGCTCCTTCTATTTCTGTTTATTCATTAGCGACATTGGTACTTAC from Butyricimonas virosa encodes the following:
- a CDS encoding RagB/SusD family nutrient uptake outer membrane protein; this translates as MKIHIKLLLFATVFILSSCESWLDLKPITQATEEQIFSTAEGYRSTLNGLYKNMGKASLYGKNLAFAMLDGFSQQYDLSPENNIMTEYQAYGKMDYGQTQVASRIEETWLAAYNVVANANNLIQNLIENTTPELFEFGEMERNMILGEAYACRALVQFDMLRLFAPAPISDDGANYVPYVEQYPNIQPAGISVNECIDKVIADLEKAKELVYGFDTSALAMNAVCTGDARFYNKFPSFTTLASTPRALSDFFKGRGYRLNYYSMTALLARAYQYAGKYDDAFEAADEVLKFKYEASQWDKFTFYEFKTTGIMSGADNSFATFEGKSNLRLVDNLIFALYNEKAYEELNLGVHFFKESKGAGAQYFVIRIDDIFKSSKGIDESASDIRHTKMIFLANNKQPVSGKWFCHEDEAMRSKNVTILPVIRATEMQYIMAESYARKGNWTDAARILNEIRQARGCWDNVSFSSWDDFVKELIIDARREWISEGQLFYLYKRLNAEVDFGKGIKRSFKRQEAVVPMPESQSM
- a CDS encoding DUF4843 domain-containing protein, translated to MKKLYIVLVVLFVVVLGACDEREIEIFTDENEIYFEKFYMNEVYPGLAQADSTVASFFFYPDGTQNIEAPLTILLSGDSLKEDQMFRLKVVEEETTAHADEYTIDPEYTFHANTISKDSNDIRDVIYIKFHRSARLETMENGVTLVVEIIPNENLKLGQVERTRAKLILTTATAKPTWWNDEVTSNLLGDYSTKKYKLFLNEIDKKAEMSEELIREHPDKAIQLTLEFKNWLLRQNPVILDEDNEPMEVAL